From a single Anaerolineaceae bacterium oral taxon 439 genomic region:
- a CDS encoding transcription elongation factor GreA, producing the protein MTQEPTYLTYQGQQDLQAELDDLTNNRRPAIAKRLRFAIEQGDLSENADYTAAKEEQAFTEGRIRELETLLGNVVLIDDVQREKGAVNIGSTVLIAEDGEDPEEYRIVGSQESDPAQGKISFRSPIGAALFGKKVGDVVTAQAPNGEIKFKILEIRES; encoded by the coding sequence ATGACGCAGGAGCCAACTTATTTAACTTATCAAGGTCAGCAGGATCTGCAGGCGGAATTAGACGATTTAACGAATAATCGTCGTCCCGCGATCGCGAAGCGGCTGCGTTTCGCGATCGAACAGGGCGACCTTTCAGAAAACGCGGATTACACCGCAGCCAAAGAAGAACAAGCCTTCACCGAAGGGCGGATCCGTGAACTCGAAACGCTTCTCGGGAACGTCGTTTTGATCGACGACGTTCAGCGCGAAAAAGGCGCGGTCAATATCGGCTCGACCGTCCTGATCGCCGAGGACGGGGAAGACCCGGAGGAATACCGGATTGTCGGCTCACAGGAATCCGACCCTGCTCAGGGGAAGATCTCTTTCCGTTCGCCGATCGGCGCCGCGCTCTTCGGAAAGAAAGTCGGGGACGTTGTCACTGCTCAGGCGCCAAACGGAGAAATCAAATTCAAGATTCTTGAAATCCGCGAAAGCTAA
- a CDS encoding mevalonate kinase, with the protein MDKNRLTQFASAPAKTILFGEHAVVYGQPGIAIPLPALRAFAALIDGPENPGFRIVSRSIGLDSPPDALPETHPQRKLLELLCLRFGKSLPRNGRLEIESSIPVAAGLGSGAAVSVAIIRAFARRFGLSPDEAEVSAIAFEIEKIYHGAPSGIDNTVIAYEQSIFFTRGQPVRPIRSNGQLPILIADTGIKASTIDIVTGVRRDYPRNKPIIDAIGSISKRAAAALHKNRIDEIGALMNENQRLLQELNVSCAELDRFLAIARGAGAIGAKLTGAGRGGNFVVLARNDTEKKTIAEELTRAGAIIRL; encoded by the coding sequence ATGGATAAAAACCGCCTTACCCAATTCGCCTCCGCGCCGGCGAAAACGATTCTCTTCGGGGAACATGCCGTCGTCTATGGGCAGCCTGGAATCGCGATCCCGCTTCCCGCGCTGCGCGCGTTCGCCGCGCTGATCGACGGTCCTGAAAACCCCGGGTTCCGGATCGTTTCCAGATCGATCGGCTTGGACTCGCCGCCGGACGCGCTCCCGGAAACGCATCCGCAGCGAAAGCTTTTAGAACTGCTCTGCCTGCGGTTCGGGAAAAGCCTCCCACGGAACGGCCGGCTTGAAATCGAGTCTTCAATTCCGGTCGCGGCCGGATTAGGCTCCGGCGCGGCGGTTTCCGTCGCGATCATCCGCGCCTTTGCGCGGAGATTCGGACTGTCGCCGGACGAGGCGGAGGTATCGGCGATCGCGTTCGAAATTGAAAAGATCTATCATGGCGCACCCTCCGGGATCGACAATACGGTGATCGCCTATGAGCAGTCGATTTTCTTTACCCGCGGCCAGCCCGTCCGCCCGATCCGCTCGAACGGACAGCTGCCGATCCTGATCGCGGATACCGGGATTAAGGCCAGTACGATCGACATCGTTACAGGCGTTCGCCGGGACTATCCGCGGAATAAACCGATCATCGACGCAATCGGATCAATCTCCAAACGCGCCGCAGCCGCCCTCCACAAGAATCGGATCGACGAAATCGGAGCGTTGATGAACGAGAATCAGCGGCTCCTGCAGGAGCTGAACGTATCCTGCGCCGAACTTGACCGGTTCCTCGCGATCGCGCGCGGCGCCGGAGCAATTGGCGCAAAACTGACCGGCGCGGGGCGCGGGGGCAATTTCGTCGTATTAGCGCGTAACGACACCGAAAAGAAAACGATTGCCGAAGAGCTCACGCGCGCAGGGGCCATCATCCGCCTATGA
- a CDS encoding elongation factor 4, giving the protein MKDLIRNFCIIAHVDHGKSTLADRLLQQTGTISEREMMAQVLDSMDLEREKGVTIKASAVRMNYTALDGKTYELNLIDTPGHVDFNYEVSRALAACEGALLVVDATQGIEAQTLANLYLALESDLVIIPVINKIDLPSADPDQVAKDVSELTGIAPGNIPRISAKEGLNIGFVLEQVVKLIPPPAGSDERPLRALIFDSEYDSFKGVVAYVRVREGRIDRDKALRLMATGVDLKPVEIGIFSPAMKPVDSLGAGEVGYIATGLKTVRECRVGDTVTSALSPASEMLPGYQKAKSMVFAGIYPVDGEDYDDLRESLEKLQLNDASLDYQPETSQALNFGFRCGFLGLFHMEIIQERLEREYDLDIVVTAPSVEYEVILNDGTKIEVDSPVKLPDEQYISEILEPWMKLQVFSPTEFYGTIMDLVRRRRGIYIDEAYPAGDRVVLEYEIPLAELIVDFFDELKSRTRGYASMDYHVADYRAGNLVKVEVLVGGEPVDALATIVHKDDAYHKGQRLVTKLKELIPRQMYDVAIQASSSGRIISRANVKALRKDVLAKCYGGDITRKKKLLDKQKRGKRRMKMVGSVEIPQEAFMAVLRLGED; this is encoded by the coding sequence ATGAAAGATTTAATTCGGAATTTTTGTATTATTGCGCATGTCGACCATGGCAAATCGACGCTGGCCGATCGCCTTCTCCAGCAGACGGGTACGATCTCCGAGCGGGAGATGATGGCGCAGGTTTTGGACTCGATGGACCTCGAACGCGAAAAAGGGGTCACGATCAAGGCTTCCGCCGTCCGGATGAACTATACCGCGTTGGACGGGAAAACGTATGAGCTGAACCTGATCGATACTCCGGGGCATGTCGACTTTAATTATGAAGTCAGCCGGGCGTTGGCCGCCTGCGAAGGGGCGCTGCTCGTTGTCGACGCGACGCAGGGGATCGAAGCGCAGACGCTCGCGAATTTATATCTGGCGCTGGAATCGGACTTGGTTATTATTCCGGTGATCAATAAAATCGATCTCCCTTCGGCGGATCCGGATCAGGTCGCGAAGGACGTTTCCGAGCTGACCGGGATCGCCCCGGGGAACATCCCGCGGATTTCGGCGAAGGAAGGGTTGAATATCGGCTTTGTCCTGGAACAGGTCGTCAAGCTCATCCCGCCGCCGGCCGGTTCGGACGAGCGGCCGCTTCGGGCGCTGATTTTCGATTCGGAGTATGATTCTTTTAAAGGCGTCGTCGCATACGTCCGCGTCCGCGAGGGGCGGATCGACCGGGATAAGGCGCTACGGCTGATGGCGACCGGGGTGGATTTGAAACCGGTTGAAATCGGTATATTTTCGCCGGCGATGAAGCCGGTCGACTCGCTCGGGGCTGGCGAAGTCGGTTATATCGCGACAGGGCTGAAAACGGTTCGTGAGTGCCGCGTTGGGGATACGGTGACTTCCGCGCTGAGCCCGGCGTCGGAGATGCTCCCCGGGTACCAGAAGGCGAAATCGATGGTCTTTGCGGGGATTTATCCCGTCGACGGCGAAGATTACGACGATTTGCGCGAATCGCTGGAAAAGCTTCAGCTGAACGATGCGTCGCTCGATTATCAGCCGGAAACGTCGCAGGCGCTGAATTTCGGGTTCCGCTGCGGTTTTTTAGGCCTGTTCCATATGGAGATTATTCAGGAACGGCTTGAGCGGGAATATGATCTGGATATTGTCGTGACCGCTCCGTCGGTTGAATACGAGGTCATCCTGAACGACGGGACAAAGATCGAAGTCGATTCGCCGGTTAAACTGCCTGACGAGCAGTATATTTCTGAGATTCTTGAACCGTGGATGAAGCTTCAGGTATTTTCGCCGACCGAGTTCTATGGGACGATTATGGATCTCGTCCGGCGGCGGCGCGGGATTTATATTGACGAAGCGTATCCGGCGGGCGATCGCGTCGTTCTGGAGTATGAGATTCCGTTGGCGGAGCTGATCGTCGACTTTTTCGACGAGCTCAAATCGCGGACGCGCGGCTACGCCTCGATGGATTATCATGTCGCCGATTATCGCGCCGGGAACCTTGTCAAGGTTGAAGTTCTCGTCGGCGGGGAGCCGGTCGACGCGCTGGCGACGATCGTCCATAAGGATGACGCGTATCATAAGGGCCAACGGCTGGTCACGAAGCTGAAAGAGCTGATTCCGCGTCAGATGTATGACGTCGCGATCCAGGCGAGTTCGTCAGGACGAATCATTTCGCGCGCGAACGTCAAGGCGCTGCGGAAAGACGTATTGGCGAAATGTTACGGCGGGGATATTACACGGAAGAAAAAGCTCCTCGATAAGCAGAAGCGCGGGAAACGGCGGATGAAGATGGTCGGGTCGGTCGAAATTCCGCAGGAGGCGTTTATGGCCGTGCTGCGCCTGGGCGAAGATTAG
- a CDS encoding deoxyguanosinetriphosphate triphosphohydrolase (dGTPase family type 2 subfamily; presumably hydrolyzes dGTP to deoxyguanosine and triphosphate), translating to MNYASALAFRRREEITVAPYGFRSKDTKGRKHFENEHEFRSPFQRDKDRIIHTTSFRRLEYKTQVFVNDEGDYYRTRLTHTLEVAQIGRTLARALGANEDLVESICLAHDLGHPPFGHAGEATLANLMIDFGSFDHNEQTLRIVTFLERRYEAFPGLNLCYETLEGIAKHETEYDKAAIAEYSPDLRGGLEAQIANAADEIAYSAHDLDDGLRSGILSPDQCRDLLIWRELVNQVGWVGPEFTDLDRHRLINALTNNIVSDVFYSTESRIKEAHIQSVDELQRLPYNVICNSETQRLQNRELKDFLFANFYRHYRVMRMSHKAEQMITRLFQTFQKEPRLLPTHIQKNIEERGLERTICDYIAGMTDRYALSQVRKLFDPSFIP from the coding sequence ATGAACTACGCATCCGCACTCGCATTTCGCCGCCGCGAAGAAATCACAGTCGCGCCATACGGCTTCCGATCAAAAGACACAAAAGGTCGGAAGCATTTTGAAAATGAGCATGAGTTTCGCAGCCCGTTCCAACGCGATAAAGACCGCATCATCCACACCACATCGTTCCGAAGGCTTGAATATAAAACGCAGGTTTTCGTCAACGACGAGGGCGATTATTACCGGACGCGCCTGACGCATACGCTCGAAGTCGCGCAGATCGGCCGGACGCTCGCGCGCGCCCTCGGCGCAAACGAGGACCTGGTCGAATCGATCTGTCTGGCGCATGATCTCGGTCATCCGCCGTTCGGCCACGCGGGCGAAGCTACGCTGGCGAACCTCATGATCGATTTCGGCTCATTCGATCATAACGAACAGACGCTCCGGATCGTTACCTTCCTCGAACGCCGATATGAGGCATTCCCGGGCCTGAATCTCTGCTACGAGACGCTCGAAGGAATCGCGAAGCATGAGACCGAGTACGATAAAGCCGCAATCGCTGAATACTCGCCCGACCTGCGCGGCGGACTCGAAGCGCAGATCGCAAACGCCGCGGACGAAATCGCCTACTCAGCGCACGACCTCGACGACGGGCTCCGATCCGGTATTCTGTCGCCGGATCAGTGCCGCGATCTGCTGATCTGGCGGGAGCTGGTCAACCAGGTCGGCTGGGTCGGTCCGGAGTTTACCGATCTCGACCGGCATCGCCTCATCAACGCACTGACGAATAATATCGTTTCTGACGTTTTTTACTCGACCGAATCGAGAATTAAAGAAGCCCATATCCAATCAGTAGACGAGTTACAGAGACTGCCTTATAATGTAATCTGTAACAGCGAAACGCAGCGGCTTCAGAACCGGGAACTGAAGGACTTCCTGTTCGCAAATTTTTACCGTCATTACCGGGTCATGCGCATGTCACATAAGGCGGAACAGATGATCACCCGGCTTTTCCAGACGTTTCAAAAAGAACCGCGCCTGCTGCCGACGCATATCCAGAAGAATATCGAAGAAAGAGGACTTGAACGAACGATTTGCGACTATATCGCCGGAATGACCGATCGCTACGCCTTAAGTCAGGTTCGAAAACTGTTCGATCCTTCGTTTATTCCATAA
- a CDS encoding TrpR YerC/YecD translates to MNKPMHDQSDAINNLCDAILSLKDREECLRFFDDLCTRKELQSIAQRFEVAKLLAEGKKFNEIVQQTGASTATIARVNRSLMYGAKGYQVVFDRAEASES, encoded by the coding sequence ATGAACAAGCCTATGCATGATCAATCTGATGCGATCAACAATCTTTGCGACGCAATTCTGTCGCTGAAAGACCGGGAGGAATGTTTACGCTTTTTTGATGATCTCTGTACGCGTAAAGAGCTGCAATCCATTGCGCAGCGGTTCGAAGTCGCGAAGCTGCTCGCGGAAGGCAAAAAATTTAACGAAATCGTTCAGCAGACCGGCGCGTCGACCGCGACGATCGCCCGCGTGAACCGTTCGCTCATGTATGGCGCGAAAGGGTATCAGGTCGTTTTCGACCGAGCCGAAGCGTCAGAATCCTGA
- a CDS encoding ABC transporter substrate-binding protein, translating into MKKSYFIFVVALLAAIVSFSAVFADGEKTLVVGFDQNFPPYGYVGKDGEFTGYDLDLAAEVAKRLDLEIVYQPIDWDAKDMELDSGTIDLIWNGFTIQGREDDYTWTEPYKEAGQIVLVAAKSGIVDLKDLSGKVVSVQTDSAGLAALEDEANAELTASFKELTIVPDYNQAFMDLEAGAVDAIVMDVDVALFQIKGKDDDYRILDEYIQKEDYAVGFKLGNEELRDKVQEALNEMAKEGFISELSDKYFSYDSCALAACEKSAE; encoded by the coding sequence ATGAAAAAGTCCTATTTTATTTTCGTCGTCGCCCTCTTAGCGGCTATCGTTTCATTTTCAGCGGTTTTCGCCGATGGAGAAAAAACGCTCGTCGTCGGCTTTGACCAGAACTTCCCCCCCTACGGCTACGTCGGGAAGGACGGCGAGTTCACCGGGTATGACCTCGATCTCGCCGCCGAAGTCGCGAAACGGCTCGATCTCGAAATCGTTTATCAGCCAATCGACTGGGACGCGAAGGACATGGAGCTCGATTCCGGAACGATCGACCTGATCTGGAACGGGTTCACGATTCAGGGCCGTGAAGACGACTATACCTGGACCGAGCCGTATAAGGAAGCCGGCCAGATCGTCTTAGTCGCCGCCAAATCCGGAATCGTCGACCTGAAAGATTTAAGCGGGAAAGTCGTCTCGGTTCAGACAGACTCCGCCGGTCTGGCCGCGCTCGAGGACGAAGCCAACGCCGAGCTGACCGCTTCGTTCAAGGAGCTCACAATCGTCCCGGATTACAATCAGGCGTTCATGGATCTTGAGGCCGGCGCGGTCGACGCGATCGTCATGGACGTCGACGTCGCCCTCTTCCAGATCAAAGGGAAAGACGACGACTATCGGATCCTCGATGAATACATTCAAAAAGAAGACTACGCCGTCGGTTTCAAGCTCGGGAACGAGGAACTCCGCGACAAGGTCCAGGAAGCGTTAAACGAGATGGCGAAGGAGGGCTTTATTTCCGAGCTGTCGGATAAATATTTCAGCTACGATTCCTGCGCCCTGGCGGCCTGTGAAAAGAGCGCTGAGTAA
- a CDS encoding polar amino acid ABC transporter permease, which yields MTPGLMILKLSEGMTTSFFIFSLTLVFSLPLGLGVALIRMSPNHVLRSLTRGYISVMRGTPLMLQLLVVYFSPYYLLRIRLSPDYRFWAVIIAFVLNYAAYFAEIYRGGIESVPRGQREAAEILGYTKSQAFLRIILPQVVKTILPSVTNEIITLIKDTSIAFAIAVSEMFTVAKAIASSEKTMLSYAIAGLFYYVFNFIVAAVMERLEKKLNFIR from the coding sequence ATGACCCCTGGACTGATGATCCTGAAACTGAGCGAAGGAATGACGACGTCGTTCTTCATTTTTTCGCTGACGCTGGTCTTCTCCCTCCCGTTGGGGCTGGGCGTCGCGCTGATCCGGATGAGCCCGAATCACGTCCTGAGATCGCTGACGCGCGGCTATATCTCGGTCATGCGCGGAACGCCCCTGATGCTCCAGCTGCTCGTCGTATATTTCAGCCCTTACTATCTCCTCCGGATCAGGCTTTCTCCGGATTACCGCTTCTGGGCGGTGATTATCGCGTTCGTCCTGAATTACGCCGCCTACTTCGCCGAAATCTATCGCGGCGGAATCGAGTCGGTCCCGCGGGGCCAGCGCGAAGCGGCGGAAATTCTTGGCTATACAAAGTCGCAGGCGTTCCTGCGGATCATCCTGCCGCAAGTCGTGAAAACGATCCTGCCCTCCGTTACCAACGAAATTATCACGTTGATTAAAGATACATCGATCGCGTTTGCGATCGCGGTCAGCGAAATGTTCACCGTTGCGAAGGCAATCGCGTCGTCTGAAAAGACAATGTTGTCCTACGCGATCGCCGGACTTTTCTACTACGTTTTCAATTTTATTGTAGCGGCCGTTATGGAACGGCTTGAAAAGAAGCTGAATTTTATCCGATAA
- a CDS encoding DNA topoisomerase I, with protein MVESPAKAKTVGNFLGKEYVVKASIGHVRDLLRSTLSVDVDHDFEPTYRVPNEKRALVKELKSLAASADKIFLATDPDREGEAIAWHLKESTEMDPGAIERVVFHEITKPAIADAFANPREIDMNLVDAQQARRILDRLVGYKLSPLLWSKVQRKLSAGRVQSVAVRLVVDREREIEGFVPVEYWSITAELCPEGSEKKTFFSRLVKIDGADPVLSTEADVEEHLSKLRSAAFTVDSVKRGVRRRRPSPPFTTSTLQQEASRKLGFTAKKTMAVAQQLYEGVDIPGEGSVGLITYMRTDSTNVSTEAQREARTLIESRFGSAYLPAKSPEYRTRSQRAQEAHEAIRPTSCLRHPDEIKDSLQRDQHRLYQLVWQRFVSSQMEDAVYDTVTVDVLGKSEARAYLFRSSGSRLKFQGFLAVYEESLDEDAKKEDIDAKQFIEGLDVGTALKLIRLLPEQHFTQPPARYTEATLVKALEENGIGRPSTYASILTTIQARGYVVREAKRLYPTETGTLVTDLLVGAFPDVMNVGFTSEMEDELDSIAGGEEQWQKVVAEFYREFEPALTAALNNLPKTKIEPEKIGRACPECGKDLVIRNGRFGKFISCSGFPGCRYTEQILEKIDVACPKCGKDLIVRRSRNGRTFYGCSGYPDCDFTTWKRPVQLKCPNCGGLLVDQSQSKLKCLDCGSDFDKEILEKG; from the coding sequence ATTGTTGAATCGCCGGCGAAAGCGAAAACCGTCGGTAATTTTTTAGGGAAGGAGTACGTTGTCAAGGCGTCGATCGGGCATGTTCGCGACCTGCTCCGGTCGACGCTATCGGTCGATGTCGACCATGATTTCGAGCCGACGTACCGTGTCCCGAACGAAAAACGGGCGCTGGTTAAGGAGCTTAAATCGTTAGCCGCGAGCGCGGATAAAATTTTTCTGGCGACCGATCCGGATCGCGAGGGTGAAGCAATCGCGTGGCACCTGAAAGAGTCGACGGAAATGGACCCGGGCGCGATCGAGCGGGTCGTTTTCCACGAGATTACGAAGCCTGCGATTGCGGACGCGTTCGCGAACCCACGGGAAATTGATATGAATCTTGTCGACGCGCAGCAGGCGCGCCGGATCCTTGATCGGCTCGTTGGTTATAAGCTGAGCCCGCTGCTTTGGAGCAAGGTCCAGCGAAAGCTCTCAGCCGGGCGGGTTCAATCGGTCGCGGTTCGGCTTGTCGTCGACCGGGAGCGTGAAATTGAAGGATTCGTTCCGGTTGAATACTGGTCGATTACGGCGGAGCTTTGCCCCGAAGGCTCGGAAAAGAAGACCTTTTTCTCCCGCCTGGTTAAGATCGACGGTGCGGACCCGGTTTTATCGACCGAGGCCGACGTCGAGGAGCATCTTTCAAAGCTCCGATCGGCGGCGTTTACGGTCGATTCGGTTAAGCGCGGCGTTCGCCGGCGCAGGCCGTCCCCCCCGTTCACGACGTCAACGCTTCAGCAGGAAGCCTCCAGGAAGCTGGGCTTTACCGCGAAGAAAACGATGGCCGTTGCACAGCAGCTCTACGAGGGAGTAGATATTCCCGGGGAAGGTTCGGTCGGTCTGATTACGTACATGCGTACCGATTCGACGAATGTTTCAACGGAGGCGCAGCGCGAAGCGCGGACGCTGATCGAGTCTCGTTTCGGGTCCGCTTATTTACCGGCGAAATCGCCGGAGTACAGGACCCGGTCGCAGCGGGCGCAGGAGGCGCATGAAGCGATTCGTCCGACGAGCTGCCTCCGGCATCCGGACGAGATCAAGGATAGCCTGCAGCGCGATCAGCACCGCCTGTACCAGCTCGTCTGGCAGCGGTTCGTCTCGTCGCAGATGGAAGACGCCGTTTACGACACTGTGACTGTCGACGTGCTTGGGAAAAGCGAGGCGCGCGCGTATTTATTTCGCTCGTCCGGTTCCAGACTGAAGTTCCAGGGATTTTTAGCGGTTTACGAGGAGAGTCTCGACGAAGACGCGAAAAAAGAGGATATCGACGCGAAACAGTTTATTGAGGGCCTTGACGTTGGGACCGCGCTTAAGCTGATCCGGCTTCTCCCTGAACAGCATTTCACACAGCCGCCGGCGCGGTACACGGAAGCGACGCTCGTTAAAGCGCTCGAAGAAAACGGGATCGGCCGTCCTTCAACCTATGCGTCGATATTAACGACGATTCAGGCGCGCGGATACGTCGTTCGCGAGGCGAAGCGGCTTTATCCGACCGAAACCGGTACGCTCGTTACGGATTTACTCGTCGGAGCGTTTCCGGACGTTATGAACGTTGGGTTCACGTCGGAGATGGAAGACGAATTGGATTCGATCGCCGGAGGAGAGGAGCAATGGCAAAAGGTCGTCGCGGAATTTTACCGTGAATTTGAGCCTGCGCTGACCGCTGCGCTGAATAATTTACCGAAGACGAAGATCGAACCGGAGAAGATCGGGCGCGCCTGTCCTGAATGCGGAAAGGATCTGGTGATCCGAAACGGACGATTCGGAAAGTTCATTTCGTGCAGCGGGTTCCCCGGCTGCCGGTACACGGAACAGATCCTGGAGAAGATCGACGTCGCCTGCCCGAAATGCGGTAAGGATTTAATCGTTCGCCGTTCTCGAAACGGGCGGACGTTTTACGGCTGTTCCGGATATCCGGACTGCGACTTTACGACCTGGAAACGCCCGGTTCAGCTGAAATGCCCGAATTGCGGCGGGCTGTTGGTCGACCAGTCCCAGTCGAAGCTGAAATGCCTGGATTGCGGAAGCGATTTTGATAAGGAAATCCTTGAAAAAGGGTAA
- the glnQ gene encoding glutamine ABC transporter ATP-binding protein (similar to ATP-binding component of ABC transporters), producing the protein MPIFQITNAWKTFDTCADVLRGISLSVESGEVVSIIGPSGSGKSTLLRCATLLERLNAGEIAYDSRVIAKNDVSGKTVYESEDTLRSCRRKFGLVFQNFNLFPHFTVLRNITDAPICVGGRTKKDAEAEAMALLNKMGLSDKKDAFPYQLSGGQQQRVSIARALAMNPEILFFDEPTSALDPELTGEILKVIRSLADEKMTMVIVTHEIEFAKVVSDRVVFMDGGVIIEEGMADLIANPNNERTKAFLQKLQR; encoded by the coding sequence ATGCCCATCTTTCAAATCACCAACGCATGGAAAACCTTTGATACCTGCGCCGACGTGCTGCGCGGGATCAGCCTGTCCGTCGAAAGCGGCGAAGTCGTTTCGATTATCGGCCCTTCGGGATCGGGAAAATCGACGCTGCTGCGCTGCGCGACGCTGCTGGAGCGGCTGAACGCGGGCGAAATCGCGTACGATTCGCGCGTGATCGCGAAAAACGACGTCTCTGGAAAGACGGTTTACGAAAGCGAGGACACGCTGCGGAGCTGCCGCCGGAAATTCGGCCTCGTCTTCCAGAATTTCAACCTCTTTCCGCATTTTACCGTTCTGCGCAATATCACAGACGCGCCGATCTGCGTCGGGGGACGGACGAAAAAAGACGCCGAAGCCGAAGCCATGGCGCTGCTGAACAAGATGGGGCTCAGCGATAAGAAAGACGCGTTCCCCTACCAGCTCTCCGGCGGCCAGCAGCAGCGCGTCTCAATCGCGCGGGCGTTGGCAATGAATCCTGAGATCCTCTTTTTCGACGAACCCACCTCCGCTCTGGACCCTGAACTGACCGGTGAAATCCTGAAAGTCATTCGATCGCTTGCCGATGAAAAAATGACGATGGTGATCGTGACGCATGAAATCGAATTCGCGAAGGTCGTTTCCGACCGCGTCGTTTTCATGGATGGAGGCGTTATAATTGAAGAGGGAATGGCGGACCTGATCGCCAACCCGAATAACGAACGAACCAAAGCGTTCCTGCAGAAATTGCAGCGCTGA
- a CDS encoding hemolysin, which yields MEKKRLDLILVERGLAESRTAAQKIIMAGEVRVNGNMIIKPSVPVTETDEVTVDRGPRFVSRGGEKMAGALEAFQLDDLSGLTCVDVGSSTGGFTDCLLQHGAAKVYAIDVGYGLLHWKLRQDDRVVVMEKTNAREVKGFPEPVQLAVVDASFISLKIMLPVIREWFGDGDGMVLALIKPQFEAGREEAARGAGVIRDPAIHRRVLDEILAFATESGWGVGGLVRSPLKGPKGNTEFFMRLTTKARTVDRGRLIREAMRRCWEADSGF from the coding sequence ATGGAAAAGAAGCGCCTGGATTTAATTCTGGTTGAACGCGGGTTGGCGGAGAGCCGTACCGCCGCGCAGAAGATTATCATGGCCGGGGAAGTCCGCGTCAATGGGAACATGATCATTAAGCCGTCGGTTCCGGTAACCGAAACCGATGAAGTCACGGTCGACCGCGGGCCGCGGTTCGTATCGCGCGGCGGAGAAAAAATGGCGGGGGCGTTGGAAGCGTTCCAGCTGGACGATTTAAGCGGGCTGACCTGCGTCGACGTCGGTTCGTCTACCGGCGGGTTTACCGACTGCCTGCTGCAGCATGGCGCGGCGAAGGTTTACGCGATTGACGTTGGTTATGGACTGCTGCATTGGAAGCTTCGGCAGGACGATCGGGTCGTCGTGATGGAGAAGACGAACGCGCGCGAGGTTAAGGGGTTTCCGGAGCCGGTCCAGCTGGCGGTTGTCGACGCGTCGTTTATTTCTTTGAAGATCATGCTGCCCGTGATTCGGGAGTGGTTCGGGGATGGAGACGGAATGGTTTTAGCGCTGATCAAGCCGCAGTTCGAAGCCGGACGGGAAGAGGCGGCGCGTGGGGCGGGGGTTATTCGCGATCCGGCGATTCATCGGCGCGTTCTCGACGAGATTCTGGCGTTCGCGACGGAGAGCGGCTGGGGCGTAGGCGGATTGGTCCGTTCGCCGCTGAAGGGACCGAAGGGAAATACGGAATTTTTCATGCGGCTGACGACGAAAGCGCGGACGGTTGACAGGGGGAGGCTGATTCGCGAGGCGATGCGCAGGTGCTGGGAGGCGGATTCAGGATTCTGA